DNA from Aliarcobacter skirrowii CCUG 10374:
TTTGCTCTTTCAAAATCTTTTTTTGCTTTTGTAAAATTTGCTTTTTTCATATTTAAATTTGCTAAATATGTATCTGGTTCTATTTTATAAAGTAAAGATCCTTTTTTTACAAAATCACCTTCATTAAAATGTTTCTCTTTTAAAATTCCAGCAACTCTTGCTGTAACATCAACTTGTTCAATTGATTTTAAAATAGTAGGATAATTTTTTGTAGTTTTAAAATCTTTTTTCTCTACTTTAAAAACTTGCACAGGAAGTGCAGGGGCTTCATTTGCAAAAACTGTAGAAAAACTAACTGTTGCTAAAATTATTGATATTATCGATTTTTTTATCATTTTATATACTCCTTGATTTTCTCACCACTGTGGTAAATTATAGCCGCTTTTTTAATCTCTAAATCATTTAGAGCTTTTTTATGTAAACTTATTGCATTGTATTTTTCTGTTAAACTTTGTAAAAATGCAACATTATCAATTAAGCCATTTTCAAATTTTGATTTAATAACCTCATAAGCACTTTGTGCAGCTTTTACAGATGCTTCACTTGAACTTATTTTTGCTTTTGCTATATTATAAGCTTTTAGTGCTAATTTAAAATCAACTAAAGCTTTATTTTTCTCATAATCATAGTTTGATTTACTAGCTAGATACTCTTTTTGTTTAGATTGAGATTTAAATCTTGTCTCTCCAAAAGAGAATATATTCCAGTTTAAATTTGCACTAGCAACATTTTGATGATAAATTCCATTTCTCATATTTTCATCATCATAATCTTTGTCATAGTAGTTAAAAGTATTATTTAAAGTGATTGTAGGAAGATAGTCACTTTTAGCAGCTTTTGTTTCATAAGCCTTTGCTTGTGTATCAAATAAAAGTGCTTGAATATCAAATCTCTCATTAGGCTCTTCTTTATTTTCAATCTCTTTTATAGTTGAACCACTTGAAATAGTAACTGTTTGTCCTGTTAAATACTCAAGATTATGTAATATTGTAACAAGTTCAAGTTCAAGCTCTTGTAACTCAACATTTGAAGCTTCAAGTCTTGAAACTATTTTTTGATACTCATCCTCTGTTGCAGTTCCAGCTTCATAAAATCTTTCAATTCTATTTTTTTGAGCAACAAGTTGTTCTATCTCTTTTTGCTTAGCATCTTTATTTGCATCTAGTGATAAAAAGTTATAGTAGTGATTTACAACAGTTAAAGAGATATTGTTTTTAAGTGCTTCAAGAGAGCTTTCGCCACTTTTAATTGATGATTTATAGATATCAAAAGTATCTCCTCTTTTACCACCATCATAAAGAATGAAATCTACACTTCCATATGCATTTAAACCTTTTTTTGCAATTTGTTGTGCTGTATACTCTTTATCATTTATATAATAAGTTGTACCAACATTAAATTTTGGTAAATAACCACTTTTTATACTTTTATAATCCTCTTTTAAAGCTTCAAGATTTTGCTGTGAAGCTTTAATTAGTTGATTTTGTATTGATAAATCAACTAGTTCATCTAAAGTTTGACTATGTAAAAAAAGTGGTAATAAAAAAATAAAATATATCTTTTTCAAAATTACTCCTTTTAAAAATAAAAAACGATTTTATCAAAAATTGACTTAAAAGTATCTTGCTAGAAAGATATTTTTAAACTTAATTTAGCTAAACTTCCAAGATGAAAAAAAGACATATAGAAGATTTTTATAAAAAAGTTGTTCAAGAAGATAGATATGATGTATTTGCTTTATCTCTTCCTATTATATTGATTGCAAAACATCTATATCAAGAAGAGGAGAGTTTTTATAAACAAAATTTTGATCTTCTTCACTCAGAATTTGACGTTTTAGCATCTTTATATTTTGAAAACAATGAACATGCTCTAACACCAACTGAGTTGTATAATACAATGATATTTTCATCAGGTGGAATGACAAAAATATTAAAAAAACTTGAAGATAGAGGTTTAATAACTAGAACAACTTTAAAAGAGGATAAAAGAAAAATATTAGTTGTTCTTACACCAAAAGGTAAAGATATAATATTAAATTGTGTAGAGCAGAGGTTAAAAAGGCTTGAAAATACATTTAAAGATTTTAGTAAAAAAGAGAGAGAAGTTTTAAAAGGTAGTTTAAAAAAACTACTCTTTAGCGTGATTTAAGCTTTAAAAACTTTTAAAGCTCTGTTTAAATCCTCTTGTGTATCAATTCCAAAAGATTTTGAATTTACTTTTACCATTGCTATTTTAAACCCATTGTCAATTGCTCTTAATTGCTCAAGTTTTTCAATATTCTC
Protein-coding regions in this window:
- a CDS encoding TolC family protein; the encoded protein is MKKIYFIFLLPLFLHSQTLDELVDLSIQNQLIKASQQNLEALKEDYKSIKSGYLPKFNVGTTYYINDKEYTAQQIAKKGLNAYGSVDFILYDGGKRGDTFDIYKSSIKSGESSLEALKNNISLTVVNHYYNFLSLDANKDAKQKEIEQLVAQKNRIERFYEAGTATEDEYQKIVSRLEASNVELQELELELVTILHNLEYLTGQTVTISSGSTIKEIENKEEPNERFDIQALLFDTQAKAYETKAAKSDYLPTITLNNTFNYYDKDYDDENMRNGIYHQNVASANLNWNIFSFGETRFKSQSKQKEYLASKSNYDYEKNKALVDFKLALKAYNIAKAKISSSEASVKAAQSAYEVIKSKFENGLIDNVAFLQSLTEKYNAISLHKKALNDLEIKKAAIIYHSGEKIKEYIK
- a CDS encoding MarR family winged helix-turn-helix transcriptional regulator, whose amino-acid sequence is MKKRHIEDFYKKVVQEDRYDVFALSLPIILIAKHLYQEEESFYKQNFDLLHSEFDVLASLYFENNEHALTPTELYNTMIFSSGGMTKILKKLEDRGLITRTTLKEDKRKILVVLTPKGKDIILNCVEQRLKRLENTFKDFSKKEREVLKGSLKKLLFSVI